A section of the Paenibacillus odorifer genome encodes:
- the gcvT gene encoding glycine cleavage system aminomethyltransferase GcvT, producing MDALRRTPFYDLYSAYAESRCIDFGGWELPVQFTGIVKEHEAVRQQAGLFDVSHMGEFMVIGSGAEAFLQKMTTNDVSRLTDGAAQYTLLCYPNGGVVDDLLVYRLSEGHYMLVVNASNIDKDFQWLQEHLTSEFGEVTLTNVSDETLLLALQGPLAETILAEVTDAPISTLKPFHFIERATVCGVEVLISRTGYTGEDGFEIYASLEGAETLWNGLLAAGAPHGLTPAGLGARDTLRFEAKLPLYGQELSADITPLEAGVQFFVKLDKIDFIGRDALIQQKEAGIPRRLVGLEMIDRGIPRSHYPVWADGVKIGEVTTGTQSPTLKRNLGLALIDAAYSEIGTEVYVEIRGKQLKAVVIKAPFYKYKRL from the coding sequence ATGGATGCTTTGAGAAGAACACCTTTTTATGATCTCTATTCCGCTTATGCGGAATCCAGATGCATTGACTTCGGTGGCTGGGAGCTGCCAGTACAGTTTACAGGTATCGTAAAAGAGCATGAAGCCGTTCGCCAGCAGGCTGGGCTGTTCGATGTCTCGCATATGGGTGAATTCATGGTGATTGGGAGCGGTGCAGAAGCCTTTTTGCAAAAAATGACAACCAATGATGTCAGCCGTCTCACGGATGGTGCGGCACAATATACACTGCTCTGTTATCCAAATGGCGGAGTTGTCGACGATCTACTCGTGTATCGCCTAAGCGAAGGGCATTATATGCTCGTCGTTAATGCCTCCAACATCGACAAAGACTTCCAGTGGCTGCAAGAGCATTTGACCTCTGAATTCGGCGAAGTCACGCTCACTAATGTCTCTGACGAGACGCTTTTGCTCGCCTTGCAGGGTCCTCTGGCAGAGACCATTCTCGCGGAAGTTACTGATGCTCCTATTTCAACACTCAAGCCTTTCCATTTCATCGAACGCGCCACCGTTTGCGGTGTAGAGGTACTTATCTCCCGTACGGGTTATACCGGTGAAGATGGCTTCGAGATCTACGCTTCGCTGGAAGGTGCAGAAACGTTATGGAACGGACTGCTTGCTGCAGGCGCGCCTCACGGATTAACACCTGCTGGACTGGGTGCACGGGATACCCTGCGTTTTGAGGCAAAATTACCACTGTACGGTCAGGAGCTATCCGCTGACATCACCCCGCTTGAAGCAGGAGTACAGTTCTTCGTGAAGCTGGACAAAATAGACTTTATCGGACGCGATGCACTAATACAGCAAAAAGAAGCTGGGATTCCCCGTCGCCTTGTCGGCCTAGAAATGATTGATCGAGGCATTCCACGCTCCCATTATCCTGTTTGGGCAGATGGGGTTAAGATTGGTGAGGTCACAACCGGAACACAGTCCCCTACGCTGAAACGGAACCTGGGGTTGGCTTTGATTGATGCTGCTTACAGTGAAATAGGCACAGAGGTTTACGTGGAGATACGCGGTAAGCAGCTTAAGGCTGTAGTGATTAAGGCCCCTTTTTACAAGTATAAACGCCTTTAG